A genomic stretch from Mastacembelus armatus chromosome 12, fMasArm1.2, whole genome shotgun sequence includes:
- the tmem267 gene encoding transmembrane protein 267, producing MQGFYSKLDSSPSSSPLLGVGLGADRAPVPLSLAVETEKAQALLQTFSSASLLASAGLGMFCVVADHALQLSVIQNHLWLRAALDNATHGLVGLWSWAVVIGLRKKSDLYEVLLAGLLASIIDLDHFYMAGSLSLKAAVSLPQRPPLHCSSLIPVLCLSLRFLMWIGRLKDAWCSLPWMLFISMATHHVRDAVRHGLWVCPFGNTAPIPYWLYVSTTATLPHLCSVLMYLTGTRDVISTKHGVAIDV from the exons ATGCAAGGATTCTACTCCAAGCTCgactcctccccctcctcatcCCCATTACTGGGGGTAGGCCTTGGGGCAGATCGTGCTCCCGTGCCCCTCAGTCTGGCTGTGGAAACAGAGAAAGCTCAGGCCCTCCTACAGACATTCAGCTCCGCCTCCCTGTTGGCATCTGCAGGACTTGGTATGTTTTGTGTGGTGGCAGACCACGCCCTCCAGCTGTCGGTCATCCAGAACCACCTATGGCTGCGTGCTGCCCTGGACAACGCCACTCACGGATTGGTGGGGCTGTGGTCGTGGGCAGTTGTTATTGGACTGAGGAAAAAGAGTGATCTGTATGAGGTACTGCTGGCCGGTCTCCTGGCATCAATCATAGACTTGGACCACTTCTACATGGCTGGATCCCTGTCACTCAAG GctgctgtttctctccctcagcGTCCTCCTCTACACTGTTCCTCCCTTATCCctgtcctctgtctctccctccgCTTCTTGATGTGGATCGGCCGCCTAAAAGACGCTTGGTGCTCCTTGCCGTGGATGCTTTTCATTTCCATGGCGACACATCATGTCCGAGATGCGGTGCGCCACGGCCTTTGGGTGTGCCCATTTGGCAACACGGCGCCAATCCCATACTGGCTGTACGTCAGCACAACAGCGACACTTCCTCACCTCTGCTCAGTGCTCATGTATCTGACAGGAACCAGGGATGTGATCTCCACCAAACACGGGGTGGCCATCGATGTTTAA